The following is a genomic window from Mycobacterium parmense.
TCGGCTTCCCTGGCCACCGCCGAAGCCTTTTTCCCGCAGCGGCTCAAGGGTTTCGCGCTGGGGCTCACCGGCGGTATCGCCAATCTGGGGTCCGCGACGATCCAGGGGGTCGGGCTCTTCGTGCTGGCCACCGCCGGTCACCAGGCGCCGTACTTGGTCTGTGCGATCTACCTGCTCTTGCTGGCCGCCGTGGGTTTCGGTGCCGCGCTGTTCATGGACAACATGCACTACCGCATCGACATGAGCCACCTCAAAGAGGTTCTCAAGGTCGCGGACTCCTGGGGGATCGCGCTTCTCTACCTGTGCTGTTCGGGATCGTTTCTCGGCTTCGCGTTCGCCTTCGGTCAGGTGCTGCAGCACAACTTCTTCGTGAGTGGGCAAAGCCACGCGCAGGCGTCGCTGCATGCCGCCGAGATCGCCTTCACGGGGCCGCTGCTCGGGTCGGTGGCACGGGTGGTCGGGGGCAGGTTGAGCGACCGCTTCGGCGGCGGGCGTGTCAGCGTCGCCATGCTGGGTTGCATGGTCCTGGGCGGCGGGTATCTGGTGGTCGTCAGCACGCACGACGACCTCACCCGCGACGCGGGACAGCCGGTGACGGGCTTCACGATGGCCGGCTACATCGTCGGCTTCATCGCGCTGTTCATCTTCTCCGGCGCCGGCAAGGGTTCGGTGTACAAGCTGATCCCGTCGGTCTTCGAATCGCGCAGCCGCGACGTGGGCGCCTCGGACGCCGAACGTCGCCAGTGGGCGCGCGTGCGATCGGGAACGTTGATCGGGTTCGCGGGCGCGTTCGGCGCGCTCGGCGGCGTGGGGATCAACCTGATCCTTCGCCAGTCCTACGACAGCGCGGGCACCGAGACACCCGCGTTCTGGATCTTCCTGGTGTGCTACGTCGGCGCCGGACTGCTGGCGTGGGCGCGTTACGTCCGCCCGCAGCCCACGCTCGCGGCGCCGCCGCTCGAGCCGACCGACGAGGTGCCGGTCACCGGCTGAATGCGGCGCCGTCTGCCCGGCCAGTGGCAAGCGGCGGCGCTGTCGATGGTCCTGACCGGCGCCGTTTGATCCGCGAACAACCCGTCGGGCCACCTCAGCCTGTAAATCTCCTGTAAATTGACCATCTTAACTTGTAGACTGATCAAAATCCGGTTTGACTGACAGGCAATGTGAAGGTGCGTTGCCGGGACGGACGCGATGAGTGTCGACGCACGAATGGCGATGGAGATCCCATGGTCGCGCGCACTGTCTCGGGCACGCTCGACGGCCGGCGATCAGCAACCCGGAGGAAGGCGAGTGACGGTTGAGCCTCCGACGTCACGGGCCGCCCGCGCGGTCGAGTCTCGCCCGCTGCGCGGCGCCTTTCGGGGCGCCGACGAAACGCCCTCTGCTGCAAGCTTTTCGGGCGGAGGCCTGTCGGTCCTCCCAGCGACGTCGGTGAAAGGGAGGAATCGCGTGGGGCGTTCGCACACCATCACGGTCTGGGACCCGGAGGACGAGACGGCGTGGGACGCCGGCAACCGTGCCATCGCCCGTCGCAACCTCTTCTGGCAGGTCGTGAACGTGCACGTCGCCTTTTCGGTTTGGTATCTCTGGTCGGTGATGGTGCTGTTCATGCCGCAGTCCGTCTACGGTTTCTCGACCGGTGACAAGCTGCTGGTGGGTGCGGTCGCGTCGCTCGTCGGCGGCCTCGCGCGCATCCCGTACGCGTTCGCGGCGAACTGGTTCGGGGGCCGCAACTGGACGATGTTCTCGGCGGCCATCCTGCTGATTCCGACCACCGGGGCGATATTTCTGCTCTCCCACCCCGGCCTGCCGTTGTGGCCGTATCTGCTCTGCGCCGCGCTGACCGGCCTGGGCGGTGGGAACTACTCGGCGTCGCTGGCCAAAGTCGACGGATTGTTCCCCCAGCGGCTCAAGGGCCTGACCCTCGGTCTCATCGGAGGGATGGCAAATCTGGGTTCGGCCGGCATCCAGATAGTCGGGCTCGTCGTGCTGGCCACCGCCGGCCACGAGGCGCCGTACTGGGTGTGCGCCGTCTACCTGGTGCTGCTGGCCGTCGGCGGTGTTGGCGCCGCGCTGTTCATGGACAACGTCGCCGCGCACCGCACCGGTCTCACGGTGGCCAATCTGAGGTCGATCCTGTCGGTGCCCGACACCTGGGCGATCTCGTTTTTCTACATGTGCGCGTCGGGTTCGTTCCTCGGCTTCGCGTTCGCCTTCGGTCAGGTGTTGCAGCACAACTTCGTGGCCGCCGGACAAGGCCACGGGCAGGCGTCGTTGCACGCCGCCGAAGTCGCCTTCATCGGGCCGCTGCTCGGATCGCTGGCGCGGATCATCGGCGGCAAGGTCAGCGACCGCTACGGCGGCGGACACGTCACCCTGGCCGTCTTCGCCGCCGCCATCCTGGCCGGCGGGTTCCTGGTCGCGGTCAGCACGCATGACGACCTCGTCCGGGCCGGTGGCGGGACGGTGACGTCGCTGACGATGGCCGGTTACATCGTCGGCTTCATCGCGCTGTTCGTCTTCTGCGGGGCGGCCAAGGGGGCTGTCTACAAGCTCATTCCGTCGGTGTTCGAGGAGCGCGGCCGAGCGCTCGGACTCGGCAACGGCGAACGTCACCACTGGGCCCGGGTCAGGTCGGGGGCGTTGATCGGGTTCGCCGGGGCGTGCGGCGCACTCGGTGGGGTGGGTATCGACCTGGCGCTGCGGGAGTCCTACGACAGTGTCGGCACCGAAACGCCGGCCTTCTGGGTGTTTCTGGCGTGCTATGTGGCCGCCGCATTCCTCGTCTGGGTTCGCTATGTGCGACCCGGGAACAAAGATGTAACGATGCCGGAGTCGCGGCAACCAACGACGGAGGAGACAGTCAGGACGTGACTGCAGCGGGACGCCACCGGGTCTCGCTGATCGATGAATTCTATTGCGGGTAAGTGAAGTTCATATAGGAGCAACGAATGTCCAACAACATCACCTGGCACGAGCACAACATCAGTCGTGACGATCGCGAGAAGCTCAATGGCCACCGGGGTTGTGTCATCTGGTTTACCGGGCTCAGCGGCAGTGGCAAGAGCACGGTGTCCAACCTCGTCGAACGAAAGCTGTACGAGCGGGGCATCCGGAGCTTCCTGCTCGACGGGGACAACGTCCGCTTCGGGCTCAACGCCGGCCCGGGGATCCTCGAGGAGCGGCACGGGGCCGACTTCGCCAAGCGGTTCGGTCTGGGTTTCTCCGCCGAGGACCGTGAGGAGAACATCCGGCGGATCGGCGCGGTCTCGAAGCTGTTCTGCGAGGCCGGCATCATCGCGTTGACGGCCTTCATCAGCCCGTACCGTCGTGACCGCGACGCGGTTCGCGCCACGCTCAACGACGGCGATTTTCTGGAGATATTCATCGACACTCCGATAGAGGTGTGCGAACAGCGCGACCCCAAAGGGCTTTACAAGAAAGCCCGCGCCGGTGAGATCAAGGGATTCACTGGAATCGACGATCCGTATGAAGCGCCGATGCAGCCGGAGTTGCGGCTCGAAGGCGGTCAGAAGGATGCCGACACATTGGCCGCCGAAGTGGTCGCTCACCTCGAGCGGGTGGGCGTGATCCCCGCCCTCGACCGAAGCCACGATGCGCGGGAAGGAATGGTCGAAGTCTAGAAAGCTGGTCCGGCCCTGGTGCGCCGGGCACTTCAGAACATGGAGCCGAGAAAAAGAGGACATGACATGAATTACAAAGGACACAACGGAAAACCGATCGTCGAACGCGTGTCGACCGACAATGCCGCCGCTCTGATTAAGGGCATGGCGCGGGTCCCGATCAGTAAGGCGACCGCACACGAGGTGATCAGCCTCTCCTACGGTTTCTTCACCCCGCTGACCGGGTTCATGGGGCGCCAGGAGGTCGACAGCACCCTGGACAAGATGCAACTGCCGGACGGGACGCTGTGGAGCATCCCGATCGTCTTCGACCTGTCCGCGGACGACATCGAGAAGTTCGGGATCGAAGAGGGCGGCAGCGTGGTCCTCGAATATCTCGGTGCCCCCATGGCGATCTTCGAGGTCGGCGAGGTCTACGAGTACGACCTCGAGCGGATGGCGGAAAAGACCTACGGCACAACCGATCCACGGCATCCGGGCGTCAAGAAGACGTTTGCTTACCAGAACCGGTTCATCGGCGGCGACATCACGCTCATCAACGAGCCGGTCTTCAACGAGCCGTTCAAGGACTTCTGGCTCACCCCTAAGCAGCACATGGACGCGCTGGCGGAGCGGGACTGGAAACATACCGTCGCCCACCAGACGAGGAACGTGCCGCACACCGGCCACGAGGCGTTGATGAAGCAGGCGTGGCTGGCCGCCAACGAGGACATGCCGGTCAACAACCTGAACACGGGCGTGCTGGTCAACGCCATCATCGGCCAGAAGCGGGTCGGTGACTACATCGACGAGGCAATTCTGCTGACGCAGAACGAGTTGCGCACCAGCGGGTACTTCCGCGAGAACGTCCACATGGTGTCGTTCACGCTGTGGGACATGCGGTACGCGGGACCGCGCGAGGCGATCTTCCACGCCATCCTTCGGACCAACCTCGGCTGCACCCATCACATGTTCGGGCGCGACCACGCCGGCGTGGGTGACTTCTACGACCCCTACGACGCCCAGAATCTGCTCACTGAGCACCGAAGCGAGTTGGGCATCAAGCCGGTGTTCCTGCGGGAGAACTGGTACTGCCCGAAATGCCAGGAAGTCACCAACTCGGCTCTGTGCGGTCACGACTCCCAGTCGCAAAGCTTCAGCGGCAGCCTGATCAGGAGCATCCTGACCGACGAGGTGAAGCCGACGCAGAAGGTGATGCGGCACGAGGTCTTCGAAGTCGTCATGGACTGTGCCGCAAAGCACGGCGAGGGGTCACCCTTCGTGACCGAGGAATATCTGAAAAACCGGCTGCCGGTATTCACGCTGAACCAGATGGAGGGAGCGGACTCGTGAGCGAAAACGAGAAGAAGATCAAGGTCAACGTCTGGATCAACGAGGAAAGGCTCGACGCCCTGCAGCAGGCCGGGATGGCCGAGTCGGCGAAGGAAGCCTTCGCCGGGATGCGGCTGCTCGAGATCTACACCACCGAAGAGCAGAAAGACGTTGTCTTGCAGCGGTTCCCGGGGGCCAAATACGACTCGGCGACCACCAAGTCGATCGAACTGCTGCCCAAGAAGGCCAAGGACAGGCTGTTGGAGCTGTCGATCGACATGCACTCGACGGGACCCGAGGTCATGGGCCGCTTCCTCGAGGAGGCGCAACCCTGACGGCGCATCGGTAGGGGAGCCGCACAGTAGGAGACTCCACCCGGCGCCGACCGGCGATTGGCAACCACCAGTCCCCGGTCGGCGCCTTCGTCGTGTCGGTCCGGTCGATTCGCGGACGGCGCACGCCCCGGGCGTCTGAGGAGCCCTCGGTAGCGCACTCGGGCGCTGCCGCTTCGGAATTAAGGCTGCCGGGGTCCGGGGGCGTGCCGTCGGCAGCCCGCGGGGCAGCTGAAAAGCGCTGTAGAGCGGCGGTTTCGGTGGCGACGTGCCGCGGGCCGGATTCGGCGTTGGTCGCAGACGACGCGCGGCGGCTGTTCGCGGGCCGAGACGTGTCCGGAGCGCCTGTGCGCCGTCACGCGCGATGAGCTTCGTGGCGAGGTCCGCGGGGGCATCCGGCGCGCGTTTGCTGGCAAAAGGACAGGAAGAATCCAACCGCAGTACAGGAAGTTGCCAGCTAGCCATCCCATACTTTTGATCATCACGAGTTTAAATAGGGCCGGACGGTCTGCGCGATTGCTGCGCAGCCGTGTGTGACTAAAGAACTCGAGGTCAGGGGGCCCGCCGGCCGTTGCGGTGGACCACCCGTGACCCGTTCGGCGTACTGAATAGCGACTTGGCCTGCCCGGCCCTGCCGGATGGCGGGCTGGCGTTCGGAGCCCTTCTCGGCTGCGAACCGATCCATCAGGTCTTGTTGCTGACCAGAACGTGTGAGTCACGTTCCTACGACACATCTTTATGGAAGGCATCTGCACTGTGGAAAACCAACTTCTCGCTCCGACCCGAGTCCTGCGGGATTACCTGTCGAACTCGCTGGTTTGGGAGGACTTTCTGGCCCAGGGCGGCTTCGTCGACGGCGACATCGTCGTCGCCGACCCGTTCAAGGCCGGCACCACCTGGACCCAGCGAATCGTTCAGCAGATTCTGCACAACGGCGAGGAGCCCGAGGGCGGACTCTCCGACACGTCGCCATGGCTGGACTCCAGCTGGGGCGACCACGCCGGCATGCTCAAAGTGCTCAACGAGCAGCGCGAGGCCGGCAAGCGGCGCGTTATGAAGTCCCACCTCCCCGCCGACGCCCTTCCGATCGCACCCGAGGCGCGGTACGTGTTCGTCGGCCGCAACGGCAAGGATCTGGGGAGCAGCTTCCACAACTACCTCTACAACTTCTCCGCGCCAACCATGGAGACGATCAACAAGATCCACGCCGAGTGGTCCGGCGACCCAACCCCTCTGGTGATCCCCGAGGACATGCAGGAGTTCTTCGACAAGTGGCTCGACACCGACGGATTCCAGTGCTGCGACCTGCTCGACATCATGAGGTCCTGGTGGCGGCTCAAGGATGAGCCGAACGTGCTGCTGCTGCACTACGGACAGCTCAAGCGCGACCTGCGGGGCCAGATCGAGCGGCTCGCCGAGTTCTTCTCCATCGACCCCGCGTCGTTGCAGATGGACGTGATCGTGGAGCACTGCTCCTTCGACTACATGAGCGAACGCGCGGAGAAGATGGCGCCGTTCGGCGGTGCGCACATGTCCAGTGCCAAGGCCTTCTTCCACAAGGGGCTCAAGCGTGATCACCGCACCGAGCTGAGGCCCGAACAGGTGGAGCGCTTCGACCGCGCCGCCCTGCAAAAGCTCGGTGCGGAGTGCGCCCACTGGCTGGAGACCGGCGAAAGCCCGGCGGCCGGCTGATCCCGGTAGGACGGCATTGCAATGTCGCGGGACTTCGCCCTCAAGCGGAGTCCCGCGACGCAATGCGGGAGCTCATGGACTATGGCCGAGCAGACCTTGGTGCGGCGCGACCGCCTCTTCATGGAGGCCGTCGCCCTCCTCTACATCATGGTGGCGGCCCACTGTAACGGGCTGCACTACCTATTCTTTCCCGGGCTGGCGGCGCTGTCGTACGACGCGCTGACCCGGCCGTGGGGGAAGTGGGCGAGTCAGCCCGCGCGGCTGGTGGTGACGCCGGCCCTCGGTGCAGCCATCGGGACGGCGATCACGCGGGTGTTGCCCTTCGGGGTGCCGGCGGTCCTTCTCGTCGTCACGCTGTGCCTGCTCCTTCTCGCGGCGCTGAGATCGAACATCGCGCCGGCGATCGCGGCAGGTGCGCTGCCACTGTTCCTGGGGATCACAAGCTGGCTGTATCCCGTGTCGGTCGCGCTGAGCCTCCTCGTGTTGGTCGTCGTACTGTTGCCGTGGCAACGGCATTGTCGGCACAAGTACCGGCACGCGGGCGCGCCGGTGGCCGACACGGACGACATCCTCGAAACACCGCCGAGCGGGAACGCTTGGGCGCTGCCGTTTTTCGCGTTCCTGACCGTGGCGGCGGCCTGCGCCGCCGTCTCGGGTCTGCGGCTCATCGTGTTCCCCCCGCTGATCGTGATGGCTTACGAGATGTTTGCCCACCCCACCACATGTCCGTGGGCTCGAAAGCCGCTGGCCCTGCCGGCCGCGTGCGCGCTGACCGCGACCGCGGGATGGTTGGCCGTCAGCCTCTTCGGAAGCGGCGGCCTCGCGGCCGGGTGCGCGATGGTGTTCGGCATCGTTGCGCTTCGCATCCTGCGCCTGCGCATGCCGCCCGCGCTGGCGGTCGGCCTTCTTCCCCTCGTCATCAATTCGCCCAGTTTCAGATATCCGATCTCCGTGGCGGTCGGCGCGGGAGCAATGACGCTCGCCTTCGTCTTGTACCGACGCTGGATCACCGGTCGTGGCCGCACCGGCCAGGATGCCCACAACGAAATGAGGAGTTGCTCGTGTCGAACGCCCAACTGACCGCGGTGATAGCCGTTTTGCTTGCGCTCGTCGGATTGGCGCAGTTGCTGGGCTATCTGTTCGTCAAGCTTCGCCAGCCCAAGGTGGTTGGAGAGATCCTGGCCGGCGTCGTCCTGGGACCGGCGCTGCTCGGCCGCGTTCCGTTCTTCGATCACATGATCCACACGGCGAGGCACAACACCCACATCCTGAGCTTCGTGTACTGGCTGGGCCTGTTGCTGCTGATGTTCGTCTCCGGCGCCGAGATGCAGCAACTGTTCGGCAAGGGCGAGCGGCGCACGGTGAGTTGGCTCGTCATCGTGGGCACCGGCATACCGTTCCTGCTCGGCCTGGGCTTCGGGCCCCACCTGATCCGGCCCAGCCTCGCCGGTCCGCACGGTAATCGCTTGTCGCTCATCATCATCGTCGCGGTGGGCGTGGCCGTCACATCGGTGCCCGTGGTGTCGAAGATCTTCGCCGACCTCAAGATCCTCGACACCCGGTTCGCGCGGCTCATCCTGGGCGTCGCCGTCCTCGAGGACATCGTGCTCTGGCTCGCGCTCGCCATCGCGACGTCGATCGCGGCCAGATCCCATCTGAATCCCGAACAGATGTCCCTGCATCTGCTGATCACGGTGGCCTACTTCGTGCTCGGGCTCACGATCGTCCCGCGCGCCATCCGGCTCGTCAACACCGCCCGCTGGAACGTCCTGGCGCAGCACTCGCCGACGGGCTATGCCATCGCGGTGCTGCTCGCGTATTGCGCGGTCGCCGGTGCGCTCGACGTCAACCTTGTGTTCGCTGCATTTCTGGCGGGATTCGCCTTGGTGGACAACCAGCGCCACATCTTCGACGACTCCATCGACGCGATCAGCAAGGTGTCCTTCGCCTTCTTCATTCCGGTCTACTTCGCGATCGTCGGCCTGAAGCTGGACCTCATCCGCGGTGTCTCGCTGCCGATGATCGCCATCTTCATCGTCGGCACCTGCGTGGTGAAGATGCTGTCGGTCGCGCTGGCCGGTCGGTTCGCCGGTTTCCGGGGCCTCGAGCTGATCAACCTCGGGATCACCACCAACGCCCGCGGCGGCCCGGGCATCGTGCTGGCCAGCGTCGCCTTCGACGCCGGAATCATCAGCTCGAAGTTCTACACCACGCTGGTGGTGGCGGCGGTGCTCACCTCGCAGCTGGCCGGCGCGTGGCTGGACTACGTCCTGCGAAAGGGCTGGCCCCTGCTGAATTCCGAGGCGACCCCCGAGACGGCGAGCGGCGGACCCGACGGCCCCGGCGACCCCCTGCCTGCCACCCAATCGTTTTCCGGGGACGGCGAGCTGCGTGAGTCGCGCGAGGCGGTCAGCACTGCGGCCGAGGACCGCACCGCCCCCGCCTAGCATCGTCGGCGGCCCCGCCCGGTCGAAACCTGCCGGGCGGTTACAGGTTTGCCACGCCGACCGTCAGCAGGACACCGCCCACCGCCGCCAGCAGCAGGGCCACCTCCACGCGGCGACGTGACCGGATCCACCCGTCCAACGCATCCATCGACGCTCGCGTCCGATCGGGCGCCAGCAGGTAGGCCAGCAGCGGGATCTCGACCAACGCGAAGGCCACCACGTTGAAGATCACCAACGTGGCGACCTGAGTGGCCGCTGCTGCGCCGGACGCCAGGATCACCGCCAGCGCGGCCAGGTAATCCACGGACGGAAGCGCTATCCCGAGGCCTGCGACGCCGGCGACCCACAGTGAACCGCCCTGCAGCAGCCGCTGGGCCCCCGCCGCGAGCCATCCCGGGCCGGCCTCCCGGCCGGTGCCCCGTGTCGCTGCCAGCACGGCGGCGGCCGCCAGTGCGATCACCCCGATGAGGATCTGAACCCTGGGCAGCGTGAAGTACGTCGACACCAAATGGATGTGCCGGAAGACGAACAGGACGACGAGTCCGACGGTGATGCCCATCGCGAACCCCCCGCACAGAAACGCCAGCAACTGCAGCATCGGCCTGGGTCTGTGCAGCATCACAACGGTCATGCCGATCCGGAACGGTTCCAGGCTCACGGCGACGGCCATCACCAGAATGGTGATCAACATGGTGTGATGTGCTCGCCCGTCGCTCAGATGTCCACTCGCGCCGGCGCCCGCCGGCGCCTACCCACGCGCAGCGCGAAGAGGTTTCTGCATGGGCGCCAGGTTACCTTCCCGCTCCCGACCGCCGGGGCTAGAGGCTTACGCCCCAATGGAACACGCGTGAGGTCAGCAACACGATGCCGAGCGAGACCGACGCGACGACCGTGAGCCCGATGATCGCGACGACGAGTGGGCGCCACCCGGTGCGTGCGATCTGCCGGATGTCGGTGGTCAGGCCGACTCCGGCGAACGTCAGCAGGAACGCCCACTTGGAGACGTTGGCCAGGTTCGCGGACTGGCCCCTGCTCAGCCAGCCCGCGGTGGCGATGGCCGAGACCGCGAGGAAACCGAGTACGAACTTGGGGAACTTGTTCCAGACGAAGGCGGCCCGGGCCTTGACGCCGGGCGCGATCCCGTCGGCTTCGCCGCGCGCGGCCCAGTAGACCGCGAAGCCCAGGACGACGAAACCGATGAGCGCGTTGCGCGTGGACTTGACCAGCACGGCGATCTTGCCGGCATGCTCGGAGTACAGGTAGCCCGTCGCAGTGGTTTCCGCGGTGTTGTCCACCGCGAGCCCGGCCCACAAACCGAATTCGTGATCGGTGAGGCCGATCGCGTGCCCCAGGGGCGGCAGGGTGAACAGGCCCACCGCACCCAGGGCGAGGATTGCCGCTATCGCGTACCCGACGTCGGCGTTGCGGGCACGGATCGCCCCCTTGGCGGCCACGATCGCGGACACCCCGCAGATGGACGTGCCGATCGCCAGCAGGGAGCCGAGCTTGCCGGACAGGCCGAAGGCCCTGGCCGCGAGGATGATGATCGTGCCGGCGACCACCATGTCCACCAGGATCTGCACCAGGCTGAGCGCGCCGAGCTTGGCTATGTCGCCGAGCACGAACCGCGACCCCAACGCCACGATCCCGACCTTCAGCCAGAATTGGTAGGTCAGCACCCCCGGCCGGAAGATCGGATGCAGGCCGACGGTGTTGGTGATGAGCAGCCCGATCACGATGGCCCACAGCACATATTCGATGTCCGGGACGGTCCAGTGCTGATGGCGGGCCAGCGAATTCCACCAGATTTGCGCGTACTTGCCCAGCAGGCCCACGCCCAGCAGCAGCACGATCCCCGGCACGTAGTCGATCGCCCGTCCGCCGGTGAAGGCGGCTTCGGCCGGCAGCTCGCCGGCTTCGACGCGGGTGCTCATCCGCGTCACCAGGGAATCCGGGGAAGAACGCCGAGCACGGCCAGCGCTACGAGGGCTCCGGCCACCAGCGTCGCCCACCAGTCGTCCCCGACCCGTCCCAGCCGGCCCCGCCACTGCGATGTGCCCGTATCAACCACGACGCAATGGTCGCCCGGCCCGTCTCGGCAAACCAAGTGATTGGCTCAGACTGAATTTAGCTGCCGCGCTGAGGCCGCGCGGGCGCGGCGAGACGCTAGGTCGGCAGGCCGAATTTCTCGGCGTCGGCGCGGTAGCGGCCGACCCACTCGTCGGAACGCTGGTCGGCCTGCCGCTCGAGCACCGGATGGGGCGCCAGCCGCGGGTCGAGGCCGAGCATCTCCAGGATGGTGCCGACGATCTGAGTCAGGTTGCGCCACAACACCGGATACGGGATCTCCAGCGGTTGGACATCCTCCTCGGCGAACCAGTCCCGCCAGCCCGCCTCCTGGGCGCGCAGCATCGTGACGACGTGCGCGATCGCGCCTGCGTGGTAGGTCGCACGGGCATCGCGCACCGGGTCGGGCCGGCCCCGCCACATCCGCGTCTGCACCGCCCGCCAGAACGAGACCGCCTGCGACACCACGTCGGGCCGGTGGACGTGGATGAACAGCGGCTCCTCGCCGATGACGTCGCGGATCGCGGCCAACAGCCCGTCACCGCTGCGCACCGGCAAATCCTTGGCGCGCTTGCGCAACAGCGCCGTCTGGTTCCACATCAGCTTGCCGCCCCAGACGCCGTTCGGCGTCCGCCCCACGGTGCGGATGTAGTCACGCCAGATCTCGGGCGGCGCAAGGTCGGGCGTCCCGGCGTCCAGCGGGTCGAGCAGGCGCAGGATCGACTCGTCCTCGACGTCGGCGAACCATTCCCGCGGTTGCGGGGCCTGGCTGGTGGACGGCAGGTACTGGAAGAACTCCTGCGGTTCGCCGGCCACGCCGGTGGCGCGCAGGGATTCGACCAGCAGCGTGCTGCCGCTGCGCTGGGAAGCCAGCACCAGGTACGACGACGGGTTCGCGGTCACCGAAGAAAGCCTAACCGGATGCAAAGCCGTTGCAACTCATCTCATTAGCTTCACATTGAGGTTAACCCTTGCGGCGCGACGGCCGCGGCGACTTTGTCCGGCTACGCGGGCCGTTCCAGGATCCGAAGGCCGAGCGAAAACAGCAGGCGCACTTCGGGATCCGCCAACGACGTGGACAACAGCTTCTCGATCCGGCGCACCCGGTAGCGAACCGTGTTGGGATGTACCTGCAACGCCTGCGCGGCGGCGGCGATGTCGCCGAAGCTGTCCAGGTAGACCCGCAGCGTCTCGCCCAGCACCGGATCCTGGTCGCGCAGCCCGCGCACCCGCGGGTCGACCAAGCGCTCGTCGCTGCCGACCAGGGTGACGATCTCGTCGAGCAGGACGGTGGTGCGCGCCTCGGCGAGCGACGTGACCTCGCCGATCGAAACCGGGTGTCGCCCAGCGCTGTCGAGCACGCGGTCCACCTCGGCGCGCGCGTCGGCGACCCCGGCGAGGCCGGCGACCGGAGCGGCGATGGCGGCGCGCAGCTGCACCCCGAGCTCGGCGCGCATGGCGCCGATGGTGCCGCGGGCCCAGGAGGTGACCGAGCGGATCTGTGTCTGGGGTAGCAGCACGTAGATTCGTGTCCCGCGCGTGGCAACCTGAGCGTCCCGGCTGAAGGCGCTGGCGCCCAACGCCATGACGTCCGCCAGCCGGGCGTGGCGGGTCGCCCGGTTCTCGGCACCCTCGGTGTCCCAGCCGATCAGCGCCGCAACACCGTCGGCGGCCAGACCGAGTTCGCGCGCGATGGCGGCGACGTCGGCGGGCGTGGGGTGTTCGGAGTCGGCGAGCCCGAGCAGCTGCTGCACCCGCCGCGCGTGCGTCGAGGGCCTGGCCGCCAGCCGCGACATGACCCGTGCGGCGAGCACCGCCGCACCGCGCAGCATCTCCTCCGCGTCGTCGGCCAGCGGTTGCGAGC
Proteins encoded in this region:
- the stf0 gene encoding trehalose 2-sulfotransferase, which codes for MTANPSSYLVLASQRSGSTLLVESLRATGVAGEPQEFFQYLPSTSQAPQPREWFADVEDESILRLLDPLDAGTPDLAPPEIWRDYIRTVGRTPNGVWGGKLMWNQTALLRKRAKDLPVRSGDGLLAAIRDVIGEEPLFIHVHRPDVVSQAVSFWRAVQTRMWRGRPDPVRDARATYHAGAIAHVVTMLRAQEAGWRDWFAEEDVQPLEIPYPVLWRNLTQIVGTILEMLGLDPRLAPHPVLERQADQRSDEWVGRYRADAEKFGLPT
- a CDS encoding YeiH family protein, encoding MSTRVEAGELPAEAAFTGGRAIDYVPGIVLLLGVGLLGKYAQIWWNSLARHQHWTVPDIEYVLWAIVIGLLITNTVGLHPIFRPGVLTYQFWLKVGIVALGSRFVLGDIAKLGALSLVQILVDMVVAGTIIILAARAFGLSGKLGSLLAIGTSICGVSAIVAAKGAIRARNADVGYAIAAILALGAVGLFTLPPLGHAIGLTDHEFGLWAGLAVDNTAETTATGYLYSEHAGKIAVLVKSTRNALIGFVVLGFAVYWAARGEADGIAPGVKARAAFVWNKFPKFVLGFLAVSAIATAGWLSRGQSANLANVSKWAFLLTFAGVGLTTDIRQIARTGWRPLVVAIIGLTVVASVSLGIVLLTSRVFHWGVSL
- a CDS encoding cation:proton antiporter; its protein translation is MSNAQLTAVIAVLLALVGLAQLLGYLFVKLRQPKVVGEILAGVVLGPALLGRVPFFDHMIHTARHNTHILSFVYWLGLLLLMFVSGAEMQQLFGKGERRTVSWLVIVGTGIPFLLGLGFGPHLIRPSLAGPHGNRLSLIIIVAVGVAVTSVPVVSKIFADLKILDTRFARLILGVAVLEDIVLWLALAIATSIAARSHLNPEQMSLHLLITVAYFVLGLTIVPRAIRLVNTARWNVLAQHSPTGYAIAVLLAYCAVAGALDVNLVFAAFLAGFALVDNQRHIFDDSIDAISKVSFAFFIPVYFAIVGLKLDLIRGVSLPMIAIFIVGTCVVKMLSVALAGRFAGFRGLELINLGITTNARGGPGIVLASVAFDAGIISSKFYTTLVVAAVLTSQLAGAWLDYVLRKGWPLLNSEATPETASGGPDGPGDPLPATQSFSGDGELRESREAVSTAAEDRTAPA
- a CDS encoding PucR family transcriptional regulator, which codes for MPGVGLGQLLLALDATMVSLVDAPRGLDLPVESAALIDSDDVRLGLAAAAGSADVFFLLGVTDAEALRWVDKQARERVPAAVFAKEPSHALVRRAVAAGSAVVSVEPRARWERLYQLVNHVLEHHGDRDDPLDDSGTDLFGLAQSLADRIHGMVSIENAQSQVLAYSASGDEADELRRLSILGRAGPPEHLEWIGQWGIFDALQSGTGVVRVAERPELGLRPRLAVGIHEPPAPGSERVRRPPVFAGSIWVQQGSQPLADDAEEMLRGAAVLAARVMSRLAARPSTHARRVQQLLGLADSEHPTPADVAAIARELGLAADGVAALIGWDTEGAENRATRHARLADVMALGASAFSRDAQVATRGTRIYVLLPQTQIRSVTSWARGTIGAMRAELGVQLRAAIAAPVAGLAGVADARAEVDRVLDSAGRHPVSIGEVTSLAEARTTVLLDEIVTLVGSDERLVDPRVRGLRDQDPVLGETLRVYLDSFGDIAAAAQALQVHPNTVRYRVRRIEKLLSTSLADPEVRLLFSLGLRILERPA
- a CDS encoding GAP family protein, yielding MLITILVMAVAVSLEPFRIGMTVVMLHRPRPMLQLLAFLCGGFAMGITVGLVVLFVFRHIHLVSTYFTLPRVQILIGVIALAAAAVLAATRGTGREAGPGWLAAGAQRLLQGGSLWVAGVAGLGIALPSVDYLAALAVILASGAAAATQVATLVIFNVVAFALVEIPLLAYLLAPDRTRASMDALDGWIRSRRRVEVALLLAAVGGVLLTVGVANL